Within the Clostridium scatologenes genome, the region CATAACTAGTAAAAACATAGCAAAGGCTATAGATGTATGCATGGATGGGAAACAATTAAGAGCAACACCTGCAGCTGCCTCAGGACTTAAGTGTCTATTTAATCCATCAGGATGCCCAAGCACATACCAAACTTCTTGAAGATGGAATGTTAAATAAAATGGAGTAATTAAAAATACTTGTAAAACATGTCCACCCAAAGCATATCTAATCATTTTTTTAAAATCTTTAGATATAGCGGCTCTATAAAGAGGAAGTAAAACAGGTAGAACAAAGCCATTATTATAAACCATTCTTAAAATCCAAGTAAGAGTTTCAGGTTGGTATATTCTCGCAAAACCAGCATCATTAAAAGGTATTTTACTGAACATAGGGTTTAAATCAACAACGATATTTCTACTTATCTGCCAACTTAACATTTTACCCCAGAATGCATATCCATGAACATTTATGTAGGATATAAACATCAAAAATGGTATACACAGTACTAGGAATGGAATCCATTTAACATCTTTTCTTATTTCAGAATATGCTGTAAAACTTGCAAAAGCTAGTAGAAAAAGATATGTTTTATAATCTACACCAGAATTAGAATGTAGTGCAACACCTACAGCTCTTTTTAAAAGATACAAACCTA harbors:
- a CDS encoding phosphatase PAP2 family protein encodes the protein MLNFNIKSTSGTARNLISKALDLLNRYYFILIGLYLLKRAVGVALHSNSGVDYKTYLFLLAFASFTAYSEIRKDVKWIPFLVLCIPFLMFISYINVHGYAFWGKMLSWQISRNIVVDLNPMFSKIPFNDAGFARIYQPETLTWILRMVYNNGFVLPVLLPLYRAAISKDFKKMIRYALGGHVLQVFLITPFYLTFHLQEVWYVLGHPDGLNRHLSPEAAAGVALNCFPSMHTSIAFAMFLLVMREKNKLFKYLWGFFCLSVIFSTMYLEIHWVIDVLAGLLLAYCNVKLVDFILDKGKSIISTPLTSIYYKTIRSTYLTDYNFRSL